One genomic segment of Mycolicibacterium neworleansense includes these proteins:
- a CDS encoding nitric oxide reductase activation protein NorD has protein sequence MSTGLPEPHHFCLLAGFLAGRPVDVAVGPADEPAYTDGRVVFVSANADRDRQRREVLVQSALLGAGSLDGQYIKRLRARPSLARRYLGLEGHRVLAELGPRIALAASVAPASATQSASCEESLQIALGRTELDAPPDWFGTIKPSKLIRARGEPGSPAADADVGMNVAYTDPSEMDEDDDDAGPAEKSWILKLFEAPIGMQAPVKFLRTLFGSSHSTGSEGAGGEVGVGSIRRTSRVGVNARPMPTPIRFVDADRPGAALTVGGALYPEWDAFGRRYRENWCRVIDYPITAPADVSTVRVARDAVLRRRLARVGLGPKVLRARADGDDVDIEAVIGLSVDLRSGHSPPEHVYTERRRLARNLGVLILVDASGSATDADGEGLAVHDHQRRAAATLAVTLEELGDRVAVYGFRSQGRRAVHLLAVKTFGQGFGARERARLSQLQPFGYTRLGAGIRGAGEILKTQAGTPHRLLIVLSDGYPYDDGYEGRYAQADTAKALEELRADGVACLCLSIGTDGDADALDRVFGPASHAGAATLSELSPRMDELFQSALAELAAPKPR, from the coding sequence GTGAGCACCGGCCTCCCGGAACCGCACCACTTCTGTCTGCTGGCCGGTTTCCTCGCCGGGCGCCCGGTCGACGTGGCCGTGGGGCCCGCGGACGAGCCCGCGTACACCGACGGGCGGGTCGTCTTCGTTTCGGCGAATGCCGACCGGGATCGGCAGCGTCGCGAGGTACTTGTCCAGAGCGCACTCCTCGGAGCCGGGAGCCTCGACGGTCAGTACATCAAGCGGCTGCGGGCTCGGCCCTCGCTTGCGCGCCGCTATCTGGGGCTCGAAGGCCATCGTGTCCTGGCCGAACTCGGCCCGCGGATCGCCCTGGCGGCATCGGTCGCCCCCGCCTCGGCGACGCAGTCGGCCAGTTGCGAGGAATCGTTGCAGATCGCGTTGGGGAGAACCGAACTCGATGCGCCGCCGGATTGGTTCGGCACGATCAAACCGTCCAAACTGATCCGCGCTCGCGGCGAACCGGGTTCACCGGCGGCCGATGCCGACGTCGGGATGAACGTCGCGTACACCGACCCGTCCGAAATGGATGAGGACGATGACGACGCCGGACCGGCAGAGAAGAGTTGGATCCTCAAACTGTTCGAGGCTCCCATCGGTATGCAGGCTCCCGTGAAATTCTTGCGCACCCTCTTCGGCAGCTCGCACTCCACCGGAAGCGAGGGCGCCGGCGGCGAGGTGGGGGTGGGCTCGATACGACGGACCTCGCGCGTCGGGGTGAACGCGCGGCCGATGCCGACCCCGATTCGCTTCGTCGATGCTGACAGGCCCGGTGCGGCGCTCACGGTCGGCGGCGCCCTGTATCCGGAATGGGACGCCTTCGGCAGGCGGTATCGGGAGAACTGGTGCCGCGTGATCGATTATCCGATCACCGCCCCGGCGGACGTCTCCACCGTTCGGGTGGCGCGCGATGCGGTGCTGCGTCGCAGGCTGGCACGAGTCGGACTCGGGCCCAAAGTGTTGCGTGCCCGTGCCGATGGTGACGACGTGGACATCGAGGCCGTGATCGGCCTGTCCGTCGATTTGCGCTCAGGTCATTCCCCGCCCGAGCATGTGTACACCGAGCGCCGCCGGCTCGCGCGTAACCTCGGTGTGCTCATCCTCGTCGACGCATCGGGGTCGGCGACCGACGCCGACGGCGAAGGCCTTGCCGTCCACGATCACCAACGCCGCGCGGCGGCGACGCTGGCGGTGACGCTCGAGGAACTCGGTGATCGGGTGGCTGTCTACGGCTTTCGTTCACAGGGCCGCCGCGCGGTGCACCTGCTCGCCGTCAAGACCTTCGGGCAGGGCTTCGGCGCTCGCGAACGGGCCCGGCTCAGCCAGCTGCAGCCGTTCGGCTATACCCGCCTGGGCGCCGGAATCCGCGGCGCCGGTGAGATCCTCAAAACCCAAGCGGGAACGCCACATCGGCTGTTGATCGTGCTCTCCGACGGCTACCCGTACGACGACGGCTATGAAGGTCGGTACGCCCAGGCCGACACCGCCAAGGCGCTCGAAGAGTTGCGCGCAGACGGCGTGGCGTGCCTGTGTCTGTCGATCGGTACCGACGGTGATGCCGACGCACTCGACCGCGTCTTCGGACCGGCCAGTCACGCCGGCGCCGCGACGCTGTCCGAGCTGAGCCCGCGGATGGATGAGCTGTTCCAGTCCGCGCTGGCCGAGCTGGCCGCTCCGAAGCCGCGGTGA
- a CDS encoding CbbQ/NirQ/NorQ/GpvN family protein has product MTVSKFRPVTESGTQPPFYRTAGREVETFHAAARRGAPVLLKGPTGCGKTRFVEAMAHELGRELITVAGHEDMTSADLVGRFLLKGGETVWVDGPLTRAVREGAICYLDEIVEARQDTTVVIHPLADHRRELPIDRLGTSLPAAPGFQLVISYNPGYQSILKSLKDSTRQRFVAISLDFPTAEIETEIVAWEARIDSATAGSLVALGNAIRRLDGSALSEVASTRMLILAGGLVAEGLSLRDAVQSAVVEVLSDDPDIIRSLGELVDAVLPRP; this is encoded by the coding sequence ATGACGGTCAGTAAGTTTCGGCCGGTCACCGAATCGGGCACACAGCCACCGTTCTACCGGACGGCGGGCCGGGAGGTCGAGACCTTCCACGCGGCCGCCCGTCGCGGCGCCCCGGTGCTGCTCAAGGGGCCCACCGGGTGCGGAAAGACTCGTTTCGTCGAGGCGATGGCGCACGAACTCGGTCGTGAGCTCATCACGGTCGCCGGTCACGAGGACATGACATCGGCTGATCTGGTGGGACGCTTCCTGCTCAAGGGCGGCGAAACCGTCTGGGTGGACGGCCCGTTGACCAGAGCGGTGCGAGAGGGCGCCATCTGCTATCTCGACGAGATCGTGGAGGCACGTCAGGACACGACGGTGGTCATCCATCCGCTCGCCGACCACCGGCGTGAGTTGCCCATCGACCGGCTGGGCACCAGTTTGCCCGCGGCGCCCGGCTTTCAATTGGTGATCTCATACAACCCCGGCTACCAAAGCATCCTGAAGAGTCTCAAAGATTCGACCCGTCAGCGGTTCGTCGCGATCAGTCTGGACTTCCCGACTGCCGAGATCGAGACCGAGATCGTCGCTTGGGAGGCGCGAATCGATTCGGCTACCGCTGGATCGCTGGTCGCCCTCGGAAACGCAATCCGCCGTCTCGACGGCTCCGCACTGAGCGAGGTGGCCTCGACGCGCATGCTGATTCTCGCCGGCGGTCTCGTAGCCGAGGGACTCAGCCTGCGCGACGCTGTGCAGTCCGCCGTGGTGGAGGTACTGTCGGACGATCCCGACATCATCCGAAGCCTCGGAGAACTCGTCGACGCAGTCCTGCCGCGGCCGTGA
- a CDS encoding spirocyclase AveC family protein has translation MSDLSKKPVITEDVSGIAALEKQGPSSSNAFKIWATVGGLVLALTLYLFVRWVTGPYFEPVSGGPSEPPLYMKIPLMANAVVLWVGLPVALWYFIIRPWVRERRITLDGMLLVSMGLMMFQDPMLNYYSTWCTYNAWLFNRGSWAPYIPGWVANEEPGHTVPEPLLTNIPGYAYGVLLITIVGCWLMRKIKNRWPGISNLRLILVTYGIAFVFDFVMEALVMLPIGFYSYPGAIQSLSFNAGTYYQWPIYEGLMWGGVQAALCCLRFFTDDRGHTVVERGIDRLRGGFVKQQFVRFLAIFGGVSACFFLFYNVPATWLGTQADAWPEDVQKRSYFNPGICGEGTDRPCPNPDLPLPTHRSGYVNHDGELVLPDGVSIPPVVPIIQGEQR, from the coding sequence ATGAGTGATCTGTCGAAGAAGCCCGTCATCACCGAGGACGTCAGCGGGATCGCTGCACTCGAAAAGCAAGGCCCGTCGTCATCCAACGCGTTCAAGATCTGGGCCACCGTCGGCGGTTTGGTTCTCGCGCTGACGCTGTATCTGTTCGTCCGATGGGTCACCGGCCCCTATTTCGAGCCGGTGTCGGGCGGCCCGAGCGAGCCGCCGCTGTACATGAAGATCCCGCTGATGGCCAACGCGGTGGTGCTCTGGGTCGGCCTGCCAGTTGCCTTGTGGTACTTCATCATCAGGCCCTGGGTGCGGGAGAGGCGAATCACCCTCGACGGCATGCTGCTGGTGTCGATGGGGTTGATGATGTTCCAGGACCCGATGCTCAACTACTACAGCACCTGGTGCACGTACAACGCCTGGCTGTTCAACCGGGGTTCATGGGCGCCCTACATTCCCGGCTGGGTGGCCAACGAAGAGCCGGGGCATACCGTGCCCGAGCCGCTGCTGACCAACATCCCCGGCTACGCCTACGGTGTCTTGCTGATCACCATCGTCGGCTGCTGGCTCATGCGCAAGATCAAGAACCGCTGGCCCGGGATCAGCAACCTGCGCCTGATCCTGGTCACCTATGGCATCGCCTTCGTCTTCGACTTCGTGATGGAGGCGCTGGTCATGCTGCCGATCGGGTTCTACTCCTATCCCGGTGCCATCCAGTCGCTCTCGTTCAACGCCGGCACCTACTACCAGTGGCCGATCTACGAGGGCCTCATGTGGGGCGGCGTCCAGGCGGCGCTGTGCTGCTTGCGCTTCTTCACCGATGACCGGGGGCATACCGTGGTGGAACGCGGAATCGACCGACTCCGAGGGGGTTTCGTCAAGCAACAGTTCGTCCGATTCCTGGCGATCTTCGGCGGTGTCAGCGCGTGCTTCTTCCTCTTCTACAACGTTCCGGCCACGTGGCTCGGCACGCAGGCCGATGCGTGGCCCGAAGACGTGCAGAAGCGCTCGTACTTCAACCCCGGCATCTGCGGCGAGGGAACTGACCGACCATGTCCGAACCCTGATCTGCCGTTACCGACCCATCGTTCGGGGTACGTCAACCATGACGGTGAGCTCGTGCTGCCGGATGGGGTGAGCATCCCACCCGTCGTGCCGATCATTCAGGGCGAACAGCGATGA
- a CDS encoding TetR/AcrR family transcriptional regulator has product MAERWTRERRLEHTRSVLLDAAEEVFAEKGFAPATLDDIARAAGYTKGAIYKHFATKDDLFLAVSDRYWRRYFDNFAEVMSGATQVGPAELDEVAKRWRELSRDRGADHAALGHEFTLYLRRNPDARERVAAKRAEVVEALGKFIASGMERWGATLRIPASTFAQVLIATSDAVVLGSELDDVDLYRPIVDMYVSAIKLP; this is encoded by the coding sequence ATGGCGGAGCGCTGGACCCGGGAACGCAGACTTGAGCACACCCGCTCAGTGCTGCTCGATGCCGCTGAGGAGGTGTTCGCCGAGAAAGGTTTCGCACCAGCCACACTCGATGACATCGCCCGCGCCGCCGGTTACACCAAGGGAGCCATCTACAAGCACTTCGCCACCAAGGACGATCTCTTCCTCGCCGTCAGCGACAGATACTGGCGGCGGTATTTCGACAACTTCGCCGAGGTGATGTCCGGTGCGACCCAGGTCGGGCCGGCCGAGCTCGACGAGGTTGCCAAACGCTGGCGCGAGCTGAGCCGTGACCGGGGTGCCGACCACGCCGCGCTCGGCCACGAATTCACGCTCTACCTGCGCCGCAATCCCGATGCCCGGGAGCGGGTGGCGGCCAAGCGCGCCGAAGTCGTCGAGGCGCTGGGCAAGTTCATCGCCTCCGGGATGGAGCGCTGGGGAGCAACCTTGCGGATTCCGGCCTCGACCTTCGCCCAAGTACTCATCGCCACCAGCGACGCCGTCGTGCTGGGCAGCGAGCTCGACGACGTCGACCTCTACCGGCCGATCGTCGACATGTATGTGTCGGCGATCAAGCTGCCCTAG
- a CDS encoding amidohydrolase family protein produces MTATVSTTSAERKPAAERIAVRCVDSDVHPVPRRGVLGEYIPEPWRSRYFGTHDVGELIYYDAPDYAHAYAMRTDTFPADGEFAGSDPDLAFRQLIMEAGADIAILEPAAYSAHIPEANHAMNCALNDWQANHWLDSHNNWHERWRGSICLAVEAPELGAREIERWAGHPYMAQILIKAEPRPSWGDPKYDPIWAAATKHDITVSCHLSRGEYDELPLPPVGLPSYNHDFMVTYSLLAANQVMSLIFDGVFDRFPTLRIVFVEHAFTWILPLMWRMDAIYEKRKSWMDIKRKPSEYVKDHIKFTTQPLDYPEDKTELSRAFEWMECDKILLFSSDYPHWTFDDPRWLVKHLPEHARENVMFRNGIATYKLPDTVPVLEGQVRVF; encoded by the coding sequence ATGACCGCAACAGTGTCGACCACGTCGGCCGAGCGAAAGCCCGCCGCCGAACGCATCGCGGTGCGCTGCGTCGATTCCGATGTGCACCCCGTGCCCCGCCGCGGCGTGCTGGGGGAGTACATCCCGGAGCCGTGGCGCAGCAGGTATTTCGGGACCCACGATGTCGGGGAGCTGATCTATTACGACGCGCCCGACTACGCGCACGCCTACGCGATGCGCACCGACACCTTTCCCGCCGACGGTGAATTCGCTGGCAGCGACCCGGATCTGGCCTTCCGGCAACTGATCATGGAGGCCGGCGCCGACATCGCGATCCTGGAGCCCGCGGCGTACTCGGCTCACATTCCCGAGGCCAATCACGCAATGAACTGCGCGCTCAACGACTGGCAGGCCAACCACTGGCTGGACAGTCACAACAACTGGCATGAGCGGTGGCGCGGTTCCATCTGCCTGGCCGTCGAGGCGCCGGAGCTCGGGGCGCGGGAGATCGAACGGTGGGCCGGGCATCCCTACATGGCGCAGATCCTGATCAAGGCCGAGCCGCGGCCGTCGTGGGGCGACCCGAAGTACGACCCGATCTGGGCCGCGGCCACCAAGCACGACATCACCGTGAGCTGCCACCTGTCCCGCGGTGAATACGACGAGCTGCCGCTACCGCCGGTCGGATTACCCAGCTACAACCACGATTTCATGGTCACCTACTCACTGCTGGCGGCCAACCAGGTGATGAGCCTGATCTTCGACGGCGTCTTCGACCGCTTCCCGACGCTGCGCATCGTGTTCGTCGAGCACGCCTTCACCTGGATCCTGCCGCTGATGTGGCGCATGGATGCCATCTACGAGAAGCGCAAGAGCTGGATGGACATCAAGCGCAAGCCGAGTGAGTACGTCAAGGACCACATCAAGTTCACCACCCAGCCGCTGGACTACCCCGAGGACAAGACCGAACTGTCGCGCGCCTTCGAGTGGATGGAGTGCGACAAGATCCTGCTGTTCTCCAGCGACTACCCGCACTGGACCTTCGACGACCCCCGCTGGCTGGTCAAGCACCTACCCGAGCACGCGCGGGAAAACGTGATGTTCCGCAACGGGATTGCGACCTACAAGCTGCCCGACACGGTGCCGGTGCTCGAGGGACAGGTCCGGGTCTTCTAG
- a CDS encoding aldehyde dehydrogenase, protein MDQHLGEYLGVEADWSLDGDPGDTIEVISPHTGHPIARVVASRPADVDAAVAAARAAIDQGPWPRLDPAERIAVVRRLADLYAQRRGEMAQLISAEMGAPISFAQRAQVGLPVMMMPAFCDLAEAYPWREARPGFFGSDVHIRKEPVGVVAAVVPWNMPQFLIIAKLVPALLAGCAVVLKPAPESPLDALLLADMLKEVGLPDGVVTVVPGDAGVGAHLVGHPGVDKVSFTGSSSAGRAVAAAAAANLTKVSLELGGKSAAIVLDEADPETVAAGVCSASLSNSGQICNALTRILVPAAREQEFVEALAARMTALVVGDPADPATELGPLVSRRQQQRVRDYIDLGRREGARLACGGSDVPDGLDTGWYVPPTLFTSANNSMRIAREEIFGPVLTVIGYRDEDEAVAIANDSDYGLAGSVWTADADRGVRVAERVQTGTFGVNQGYTMDPFAPFGGIKDSGYGRELGREGLEGYLETKSIAVATAR, encoded by the coding sequence ATGGATCAGCATCTTGGCGAGTACCTCGGAGTAGAGGCCGACTGGTCGTTGGACGGCGATCCCGGCGACACGATCGAGGTGATCTCGCCGCATACGGGACATCCCATCGCCCGCGTGGTGGCGAGCCGGCCGGCCGATGTCGACGCGGCGGTGGCCGCCGCCCGCGCGGCCATCGACCAGGGGCCCTGGCCACGTCTGGATCCGGCGGAACGGATCGCCGTGGTGCGCCGCCTGGCCGATCTCTATGCGCAGCGACGCGGCGAGATGGCTCAACTGATCTCGGCCGAGATGGGTGCGCCGATCAGTTTTGCCCAGCGCGCACAGGTCGGACTTCCGGTGATGATGATGCCGGCGTTCTGCGACCTCGCCGAGGCGTACCCGTGGCGCGAAGCCCGGCCCGGCTTCTTCGGATCCGACGTCCACATACGCAAGGAGCCGGTGGGCGTCGTTGCGGCCGTCGTGCCCTGGAACATGCCGCAGTTCCTGATCATCGCCAAGCTGGTGCCCGCTCTGCTCGCCGGATGTGCGGTGGTGCTCAAGCCGGCACCTGAATCCCCTTTGGATGCCCTGCTTTTGGCAGACATGCTCAAGGAGGTCGGTCTACCGGACGGCGTTGTCACGGTGGTACCGGGAGACGCGGGCGTCGGTGCCCACCTGGTGGGCCATCCCGGCGTCGACAAGGTCTCGTTCACCGGCTCCAGTTCGGCGGGCCGCGCCGTCGCCGCCGCGGCCGCGGCCAATCTGACCAAGGTGAGCCTCGAGCTCGGCGGTAAGTCGGCAGCCATCGTCCTCGATGAAGCCGACCCCGAAACCGTTGCCGCCGGCGTCTGCTCGGCCAGCCTGTCCAACAGCGGCCAGATCTGCAATGCGCTGACCCGCATCCTGGTTCCCGCGGCGCGCGAGCAGGAGTTCGTCGAAGCCCTGGCCGCCCGGATGACCGCACTCGTCGTCGGTGATCCCGCCGATCCCGCCACGGAGCTGGGGCCGCTCGTCTCGCGGCGGCAGCAGCAACGCGTCCGCGACTACATCGACCTCGGGCGACGTGAGGGCGCCCGGCTGGCGTGCGGGGGGTCCGATGTGCCCGACGGTCTCGACACCGGCTGGTATGTGCCGCCCACGCTGTTCACCAGCGCGAACAATTCGATGCGGATAGCGCGCGAGGAGATCTTCGGCCCCGTGCTCACCGTGATCGGGTATCGGGACGAGGACGAAGCGGTCGCGATCGCCAACGACTCCGACTACGGCTTGGCCGGCTCGGTGTGGACGGCCGACGCCGACCGCGGCGTCCGCGTCGCCGAACGTGTACAAACCGGCACTTTCGGGGTAAACCAGGGGTACACAATGGATCCGTTCGCACCGTTCGGCGGCATCAAGGACAGCGGATACGGCCGGGAACTCGGCCGCGAAGGCCTTGAGGGCTATCTCGAGACAAAGTCCATCGCCGTCGCAACCGCACGTTGA
- a CDS encoding aromatic ring-hydroxylating oxygenase subunit alpha yields the protein MARFPKPAEGSWTQHYPELGTGPVSYEDCISPEIYELERKAIFKRAWLNVGRVEQLSRKGSYFTREMKAANTSIIVVRAKSGEVKAFHNVCRHRGNKLVWDDMPLEETSGVCRQFTCKYHAWRYDLDGELTFVQQEGEFFDLDKSRYGLVPVHCDVWEGFIFVNFAKTPEQSLREFLGPMITDLEGYPFDKMTSRFTYRSEVKANWKLYMDAFQEFYHAPILHANQSPTAYSKAAAEAGFEAPHYRLEGPHRLVSTSGVRAWEMADEMRKPIEDICQSGLFGPWDKPDLGEMPAGLNPAKCDPWGLDSFQLFPNFVMLFWGQGWYLTYHYWPTSFNTHTFECTLYFPQPRTPRERLAQELAAVSFKEYGLQDANTLEATQSSIETRVVDEFLLCDQEILLRHLHKETAAWIEDYQRKTAGV from the coding sequence ATGGCTCGGTTTCCCAAGCCGGCTGAAGGCAGCTGGACTCAGCACTACCCGGAGCTGGGCACCGGCCCGGTGTCGTACGAGGACTGCATCAGCCCCGAGATCTATGAACTGGAGCGCAAGGCGATCTTCAAACGCGCCTGGCTGAATGTCGGACGCGTTGAACAGCTTTCACGCAAGGGCAGTTACTTCACCCGGGAGATGAAGGCAGCCAACACCTCGATCATCGTGGTGCGCGCCAAGTCCGGCGAGGTCAAGGCCTTCCACAACGTCTGCCGCCACCGCGGCAACAAGCTGGTGTGGGATGACATGCCGCTGGAGGAGACCAGCGGGGTGTGCCGGCAGTTCACCTGCAAGTACCACGCCTGGCGTTACGACCTGGACGGTGAGCTGACCTTCGTCCAGCAGGAAGGCGAATTCTTCGACCTCGACAAGAGCCGCTACGGCCTGGTCCCGGTGCACTGCGACGTGTGGGAAGGGTTCATCTTCGTCAACTTCGCCAAGACTCCCGAGCAGTCCCTGCGTGAATTCCTTGGCCCGATGATCACCGATCTGGAGGGCTATCCGTTCGACAAGATGACTTCGCGGTTCACGTATCGCTCTGAGGTGAAGGCGAATTGGAAGCTCTACATGGACGCTTTCCAGGAGTTCTACCACGCCCCGATCCTGCACGCGAACCAATCGCCGACCGCTTACTCGAAGGCCGCCGCGGAGGCCGGCTTCGAAGCACCGCACTACCGCCTTGAGGGTCCGCACCGGCTGGTCAGCACCTCAGGTGTGCGGGCCTGGGAGATGGCCGACGAAATGCGCAAGCCCATCGAAGACATCTGCCAGAGCGGGCTTTTCGGGCCATGGGACAAACCGGATCTCGGTGAGATGCCGGCCGGGCTCAACCCGGCCAAGTGTGATCCGTGGGGGCTGGACTCGTTCCAGCTGTTCCCCAACTTCGTCATGTTGTTCTGGGGCCAGGGCTGGTATCTGACCTATCACTACTGGCCGACGTCGTTCAACACGCACACCTTCGAATGCACGCTGTACTTCCCACAGCCGCGCACACCGCGCGAGCGGTTGGCCCAGGAACTGGCCGCGGTCTCCTTCAAGGAGTACGGCCTGCAGGACGCCAACACCCTGGAGGCGACCCAGAGCTCGATCGAGACCCGCGTGGTCGACGAGTTCCTGCTCTGCGATCAGGAGATCCTGCTCCGCCACCTGCACAAGGAGACGGCGGCATGGATCGAGGACTACCAGCGCAAGACCGCAGGAGTGTGA
- a CDS encoding metal-dependent hydrolase family protein → MTQAETGTTVLRAARWVDAAAGQVRSPAVVVVEGNRIAAINPGGPLPDSATIIDLGDVTLLPGLMDMELNLLIGGPGNPGGLPTPMHGVQDDPAYRTLRGAVNARTTLDAGFTTVRNLGLMVKTGGYLLDVALQRAIDQGWHQGPRIYPAGHAVTPYGGHLDPTVFQRLAPGIMPLSVAEGIANGVPDVIACVRYQIRHGAKLIKVSASGGVMSHSTAPGAQQYSDAEFAAIADEAHRAGVKVAAHAVGDTAIQACIRAGIDCIEHGFLASDETIQMMVDHGTFLVSTTYLTDAMAIDRIAPELRKKALDVFPRAKSMLPKAIAAGVRIACGTDAPAIPHGENAKELCALVERGMTPMQALQAATTVSADLVDAADELGQLAPGYLADVIAVAGDPGVDIATTLDVRFVMKDGNIVKHAGALASR, encoded by the coding sequence GTGACGCAGGCTGAAACCGGGACGACGGTTCTGCGCGCCGCCCGCTGGGTGGACGCGGCCGCCGGGCAGGTCCGTTCTCCGGCGGTCGTGGTCGTCGAGGGCAACCGCATCGCGGCGATCAATCCGGGAGGCCCACTGCCCGATTCGGCCACGATCATCGACCTGGGCGATGTCACCCTGCTGCCCGGGCTGATGGACATGGAACTCAACCTGCTCATCGGCGGGCCGGGCAATCCCGGCGGGCTGCCCACCCCGATGCACGGTGTACAGGACGATCCGGCCTACCGGACGCTGCGTGGTGCGGTGAACGCCCGCACCACGCTAGACGCCGGGTTCACCACCGTGCGCAACCTGGGCCTGATGGTCAAAACCGGCGGCTATCTCCTCGACGTCGCACTGCAGCGGGCCATCGACCAGGGCTGGCATCAAGGGCCGCGCATCTATCCGGCCGGCCACGCCGTCACCCCGTACGGCGGGCACCTCGATCCCACCGTGTTCCAGCGACTGGCCCCGGGCATCATGCCGCTGTCGGTGGCCGAGGGTATCGCCAACGGGGTACCGGACGTCATCGCGTGTGTGCGCTACCAGATCCGCCACGGCGCCAAGCTGATCAAGGTGTCGGCCTCGGGCGGCGTGATGTCGCACAGCACCGCACCGGGTGCCCAGCAGTACTCCGACGCCGAGTTCGCCGCGATCGCCGACGAGGCCCACCGGGCCGGTGTCAAGGTCGCCGCGCACGCCGTGGGGGACACCGCTATCCAGGCGTGCATCCGCGCCGGCATCGACTGCATCGAACACGGATTCCTGGCGAGCGACGAGACGATTCAGATGATGGTCGACCACGGCACGTTCCTGGTGTCCACCACCTATCTGACCGATGCGATGGCGATCGACCGAATCGCACCCGAGTTGCGCAAGAAGGCGCTCGACGTGTTCCCACGGGCGAAATCGATGCTGCCCAAGGCGATTGCCGCCGGAGTTCGGATCGCCTGCGGCACCGACGCCCCGGCGATCCCGCACGGCGAGAACGCCAAGGAGTTGTGCGCGCTCGTCGAACGCGGCATGACCCCGATGCAGGCGTTGCAGGCCGCGACGACGGTGTCCGCGGACCTGGTCGATGCCGCCGACGAACTGGGACAGCTGGCGCCGGGATACCTGGCCGACGTCATCGCCGTCGCGGGTGATCCCGGCGTGGACATCGCGACCACCCTCGATGTCCGGTTCGTGATGAAGGACGGAAACATCGTCAAACACGCGGGTGCGCTAGCGTCGAGGTGA
- a CDS encoding MarR family winged helix-turn-helix transcriptional regulator, which produces MDLTENTLWWLKQAFYFSLTEVNESVKEHGVTTAQIGVLRQLSNQPGLSGAELARRLLITPQGVQLALTALEKRGLIERKQDPQHGRILQVFLTDEGRAVASAVVADAVAAHERVFGVLSDEEQEQLKTLLRRVIEQGTGHTPHSDHIDP; this is translated from the coding sequence ATGGATCTGACCGAGAACACCTTGTGGTGGCTCAAACAGGCCTTCTACTTCTCGCTCACCGAGGTCAACGAGTCGGTGAAAGAACATGGGGTCACCACCGCCCAGATCGGTGTCCTGCGCCAGTTGAGCAACCAACCGGGCCTCTCCGGTGCGGAGTTGGCCCGTCGGCTGCTGATCACCCCGCAAGGTGTACAGCTCGCGCTCACCGCGCTGGAAAAGCGCGGCCTGATCGAACGCAAGCAGGACCCCCAGCATGGGCGCATCCTGCAGGTCTTCCTGACCGACGAAGGCCGGGCGGTGGCCTCGGCCGTTGTCGCCGACGCGGTCGCCGCCCATGAGCGGGTGTTCGGCGTACTCAGCGACGAGGAGCAGGAGCAGCTGAAGACCCTCCTGCGTCGGGTGATCGAACAGGGCACCGGCCACACACCGCACTCCGACCACATCGACCCGTAG